The Nicotiana tomentosiformis chromosome 2, ASM39032v3, whole genome shotgun sequence genome includes the window AAGGTCAAATGGTGTGTGAACTGAAGAAGTGAatatatggacttaaacaagcctcGCAATAATGGTATATAAAGTTTAGTGATACCATAACATCTTTTGGATTTGTGAAAAATACCGTTTATCAGTGTATATACCAAAAGATCAGTAGGAgcaaatttatatttttagtcctaTATGTTGACGATATTCTACTTGCTGCTAATGATTTAGGCATATTGCGTGAGACTAAAGATTTTCTTTCTaagaattttgaaatgaaaaatatagGTAAGGCATCCTATGTGATAGgaataaaaatattttgtgatAGATCACAAGGATTATTGGGATTGTCTCAGAAAGGCTATATCGAAAGAATTTTAGAGAGATTTAACATGAACAATTGTTCAGCACGAATTGTTCCAATTCAAAAAAGGGACAAATATAGTCTCATGCAATGCCCTAAGAATGATGTAGAACGAAAAGAAATGGAATTAATTTCTTACTCTTCTATTGTTGGTAGTCTGATGTATGCTCAGACTTGCACAAGACCAGATATTAATTTTGCGATCGGAATACTAGGAAGATATCAGAGTAACCCAGGAATTGATCACTGAAAAGTTGCAAAGAAAGTCTTGAGGTACCTGAAAGGAACGAAGGATTACATGCTCATGTATGGGAGATTCAAGCATTTGGAAGTTGTTGGATACTCGGATTCAGATTTCGCTGGATGTATTGACTCTAGGAAGTCTGCGTTTGGTTATTTGTTCCGAATAGCTAAAGGAGCAATATCGTGGAAGAGTGCCAAACAGTCTGTCATTGCTATATCCACGATGGAAGCAGAATTTGTGGCATGTTTTGAAGCCGCAATTCATGCATTATGGCTGCGAAATTTTATTTCAGGACTTGGGGTTGTCGACACCATTACCAAGCCGCTAAAAATTTACTGTGGTAATTCTGCAGCGATATTCTTCTCCAAGAACGATAAGTACTCCAAAGGTGACAAACACATGAAATTAAAGTACTTTACCGTCAATGAGAAAGTTTAGAAACAAAGAGTGTCACTTGAGCATATTAGAACTGATCTCATGATTGCAGATCCGTTAACGAAATATTTACAACCAAAGATATTTAAAGAACATGTACATAGAATGGGTCTTGGTTGTATTTATGACTAATGTATTTATGATGTTTTGACACTCTGAGCTTATTTATGTGTTTCTGATATACATTAATGATTTTCTGTTTCTCATAATGGGGTGCGCATTATTATTTTGAGATATTACAGGATAAGTCTCAATGAGACATTATTGTGGaccataatattttataatttatgGACCTGATACGATGAGTTACTAATGTTGTGGTATATAGAGGGGAATATGTagacaaattatatatataaCCGCCATAACTCACATTTAGTAGTTTATCGTATTACGGTATTTATGATGGACATTATAGAAGAGATTTGTTTATGCGCAACTAATGttcttatattattaaatattaatattatgtGATTATTAGGCCAAGTGGGAGAATGTAAGATTTTCCTACGTATATTGGTGGCCCAATAGGTTTAAGGCccgtaattaatatttaattaatgagcaAATCTCATCCGTCCGATCGGTTACTTGATGGACGTACCAGATTAAGTGAGAACCTCTATAAATCGGTCATCTCCCCACCCATTAGATTTACCATATTTTTTTATTCTATCTTCTATCACTAAAGTCGGCGGTAATGAAAGCTAGGGCAAGGGGCGAGAAACCAATTTCAATTAACGCTTCCGCTTCGTGATAATGGCTTACAATTCAGGTATGTTTTCTGTAACAATTTTATGTAAGATTATCATGTTCAAGATCCTGGTATGAATTACGTTTATGTTTACATTGCCTTCAATTGTCAAAAACAGTAAACAAGCACTACATCTTGTCCCGTTAAATTATCCTATTATTGAAATCGAATCATAGCATATAGTAAAAGATAACAAGGTAGGTTCTCAGCCTCAAAATAAATTCTAAAACTGATGCATATACATGCGAAGATTTCGAGCACGCGGAAACACATGTGGTAAGCCAAAACCTTTTACTCTTCTATATATTAATTTCATTAGAATACAAAGCCGAACAACACAGCTAAAGGGATGCTCTGATACTTCATGTTGATATTTATTACATACGCAGAGCCAACGCATCGAAAATTATACAAGGAACATACCTTCAGTCATGGTTGTTCAAGTGATGTGGGAAATTTCCTTAGAAGAACCTTGACAAAAATCGTAACCTATGAGCCTTCTAACCTGTGCTTATCGTAAGATGCTAGGCTGATAAAGCCACATGCATATTTATAGGTAGGCTAAGAACTCTTAGGCAAATACTTTAGCCCTAGGGACTTCTCCATAAATTACGGTTGCCCTAGGAACTCCTAATAAAAATATTTCTTTCCATCAAAGAAACTATTACATATGCATAACTATAAAATATTATATGATATATTATTTACTTGGAAGCCAAGATAAATAATTTATTACCTAATATGTGGGCCACACTAAAAGTCTCTAGAAGAGACGATGAATTTCTAACATAGAGAGCATTGTAATATCATGTTCTCCAAACTTCTGGATTAAACTCTTGCCTGCATATGCTTTCAGCTAATTATCACTGATCTTGAAATTTACAGTTTAAACAAAAGCTATATGTTAGATGCTATCATCGTCTTATATTTCACAACTCATATAAGGAGGAGGGGACGTAGAGTTTCACTTGCTCATGAATACCATATTTATAAGGTAATTACATATAAATTCCTAAGACTTAATTAGTAATGTGATGAATATGATAATTAATTTACTATCACATCTTAAATTATACCGATACCATAAAAAGCTAACACTCGCACAGTTTTTATAATTTAAATCCTTATTTGTGTATGCACAAATGTCCACAATGAGTCGTCATGAGATtcaaaaaaggaaagaagaagtTTCATTACAAGACTTGATACGGTTTAAGTATTATCTCATGATAAAACACACTTGAATGGAGAAACAGAACAATCCTTATTTGGAAGTCTTCCACACTAGAACTAGAAGAATTATATTACTGCAATACTTAAAATAGGCAAAGACAGTTATGCACCTaacgaaaaatagaaaaagattACAGAATGCACAGAAAATCTTGACATGAGACGAAGACAGAATGTAAAGATCAGTTGTATTTATGGGCAATCTCCAAGAGAGCAGCGCAAAGTTTTTCGGGCTCGCATAGCATTGCCATGTGATCAGCACCTTTAATCTCTATTGCTTCTGTAACACCAATGTTGTCAATTTGCCATCGTTGGAATTCTTCTGGTATGCCTTTATCCTCTGTGCACACAATGTAAACTCTCTTCACTGATCCAAACCCTTCATCTGTGAAATACTTGGCCTTTGACAGATCTTCCATAAACAGAGAACTTGGTCTCACCAATGATGATGCTAATGCAAGATCCTACCACATTACCAATTCAAATGTTATGCTGCTTTTATTTCCAAAGAGGAAAATACAAAAATCTTCTTAATCGAGTTTAACATTATAACTTTTTTTTACGCTATAGGTTAAAGTGACCTACAATAACAGTTAATTATACTATATAATAATATGATAATTTAGGAGATAAAAAGTACTAGTATGTGTTTCTAAAGAGTAGTAGGCTTACCTCAGGAGAGCATAGCTGGTAGAGCTTGTGAGCCAAGAACTTTGGGCCGAAAAACATGGATGTCAGTGGCTCTTCAGGGGAACCATATGGTAAAAATTGAGTATCCAACCAATTCTCTGCTGGCGTCCGCTCATTATACTACACAAAAATACATCAAAATTGGGTTAAATAAAGCAATCAATCACGACCAGCATAACAAATGtgcatttttttctttctaatgTACAGATCAATCACATATGACTAGAGGTGGCAAAGTCAACTTACTTTTTAGTATATCTTAGACAAGTTTAAATGGGTTGAGTTATGGCTCATTTATTGACTAGATTCAACAGTTATCTAAAATGACACATCAATTTTTTTTGGTTGACACGTGTTCAATAATGTAACTCAATTGGTCAAACTACAACCTGAACATACAAATCAAATTTTTGGAGACAGAGGATTCATCAAATTACTTGTTAAAAACGGGTATAATAGTGTAACTCAATTGGTGAAACTGCAACCCACACGCTAACATGAAAAAAATCAAATTTAGAGATTGATGTATGTCAATTTAGAAGAACTAAAGTTAATAAATTATGAAATACATTAACCTTCacaattttttttccaaaaagcAAATTAAGAAAGAAAGGAAGGTCGGTTTATGTTAGACTGGTTGATTTTGACCCGTTATTTTACCCAAGCAAACTTTGAACATATCATAATTGTGACCCTTTTTGACACAATCCGCCTATTACCACCTCTACATCTGATTTGACATGATCATTTCAAAAGCATAGTGGTTTATATTCATCTATTGATTGTTGGAAAATTGGTTACGGAGAATAGGAGTTAGTTTGAGGCGTGTTAAGGATATTGTCTTTAAGGATATTTTGCTCcaataataatgaataaaattaGGCGTATTCCAAGATTTAACAAGCTCTTCCAGTTATTAAATTGGGAACAAAACTAGCagaaaattaaagaaagaaaCTCAACTTATAGAAGGAAGAAGGTGATTCAAAATGTTATTTCTACAAGTCTCCAAAACATTTTGTATATATTGGCATTATTGCAACGGCTAGTTATCGGCTAGATAAGAGCTAGTTTGACtctattaaatttaaaataatttactaAATAATAAGtaaacataaaaataatattttaaaaaggaaaaatattccTAATTAAAATGACAGATATTTCTTTTTGAGATTCcactaatttttcaacaatcaTAAGTCATTTTTCAAAATTACTACAGCTAAAGATGACCAGAGAAGTGGATTGGCTAAATGATCTTGACAGTTCAAACTTATAGATACATAAACAGTTCAAACTTTACATGAATTTACCGCAGCCGTCAGCAAAAGAATATTTTCTTGTGGTTGGCaagtaaaaaagaaaatagaaaaaagaataAGTTCTGCAGTGAGAATACGTGTCACTTAGCTAACATTTGgacatagattcccaaatttattctaaaaaatctgatttgagtgaaatttggtttgaagatgaaaatgtgtttggacatcagttttcaaaacatattttccaaatttattttgaaaaaatatgaaacatgacttatacccacaagttctaaaaactattaCAAACacccaacaataccattatcgataacattcattatattatcgcaaactatagtcttgaacataaataaatttgatacaaaattactatttttataataaactacatgatacactattagGTGACCGAGAAAACGAAGCaacattattacaaaataataaatggtgggctcttttataaaatacaaaagtttaggacaattttaagaaaatagaatagtaatattttggtccaaaaccagctattgagttgattttggaatttgagatTTGGGATTTTACCAAAATATAGGCACAATCTATG containing:
- the LOC104111040 gene encoding salicylic acid-binding protein 2, whose product is MEIIKKEGKHFVLVHGACHGGWSWYKLKPLLEAAGHKITALDLAASGTDLRKLEELRTLQDYTLPLMEFMESLSADEKVILMGHSLGGMNLGLAMEKYPQKIYVAVFLAAFMPDSVHRSSYVLEQYNERTPAENWLDTQFLPYGSPEEPLTSMFFGPKFLAHKLYQLCSPEDLALASSLVRPSSLFMEDLSKAKYFTDEGFGSVKRVYIVCTEDKGIPEEFQRWQIDNIGVTEAIEIKGADHMAMLCEPEKLCAALLEIAHKYN